A window of the Thalassoglobus sp. JC818 genome harbors these coding sequences:
- a CDS encoding DUF1559 domain-containing protein, producing MKRTMLKRSADRRGFTLIELLVVIAVIVILVALLVPAVQRAREAARSASCKNNLRQFGIGFYTFAEQDPQKRLCTGAYDFRRDGCVDTWGWVADLVNIGAAYPSEMICPSNPLQYSEKVNDLLGADTTDGKDGAPVSRLDTGLCNSTDGLTSLAAGTRGTFLVDRILTQGYSTNYASSWHMVRSGVRTVDDGSGNLVPTSGTKGLGGSNGPITLSVVETSPIVSSAIAMLGDAAPGDADEAVLVEDLPGLASANARLVESFNDGPAQSSGDNIVLVTTADVVLTAGGVHAWKFDILPTENTPAGIDRGNEDGSLAGDGIIWLQDTRDWLALHGAGSQPSCNILMADGSVRTFRDLNGDGYLNPGFQPTTAFDAGDGYLDGTVELTKTTNYGGIDIIRGSTIKGNFE from the coding sequence ATGAAGCGTACAATGTTGAAGCGATCCGCAGATCGTCGCGGATTCACACTGATCGAACTGCTAGTTGTGATCGCCGTTATCGTTATTCTCGTGGCCCTGCTGGTGCCAGCTGTTCAGCGAGCTCGCGAAGCAGCACGAAGTGCATCTTGCAAAAACAACCTTCGTCAGTTCGGAATCGGTTTCTACACATTCGCAGAACAAGATCCTCAGAAGCGTCTTTGCACAGGTGCTTACGACTTCCGTCGTGACGGATGTGTTGACACTTGGGGTTGGGTTGCCGACCTCGTCAACATCGGAGCAGCTTATCCTTCAGAGATGATCTGCCCATCAAACCCTCTTCAGTACTCAGAAAAGGTCAACGACCTTCTCGGTGCAGATACAACCGACGGAAAAGACGGAGCTCCTGTTTCTCGTCTCGACACCGGATTGTGCAACAGTACTGACGGTTTGACTTCACTCGCAGCTGGTACTCGTGGAACTTTCCTCGTTGACCGAATCCTGACACAAGGTTACTCAACCAACTACGCAAGTAGCTGGCACATGGTTCGATCCGGTGTTCGTACTGTCGACGACGGATCAGGAAACCTCGTTCCAACTTCAGGAACTAAAGGTCTCGGCGGATCTAACGGTCCAATCACTCTGAGTGTCGTTGAAACTTCACCAATCGTTTCCAGCGCAATCGCAATGCTTGGCGACGCTGCTCCTGGGGATGCTGACGAAGCTGTTCTGGTTGAAGATCTTCCAGGTCTGGCTTCCGCAAACGCACGACTCGTTGAATCATTCAACGACGGTCCTGCTCAGTCTTCCGGTGACAACATCGTTCTCGTGACCACAGCAGACGTTGTTCTGACAGCTGGCGGCGTCCACGCTTGGAAATTCGACATTCTCCCAACCGAGAACACACCAGCTGGTATCGATCGTGGAAACGAAGACGGATCACTCGCTGGCGATGGCATCATCTGGTTGCAGGACACTCGCGACTGGCTCGCTCTGCACGGTGCAGGTTCACAGCCTTCTTGTAACATCCTGATGGCTGACGGAAGTGTTCGTACCTTCCGCGACCTGAACGGCGACGGCTACCTCAACCCAGGTTTCCAGCCAACCACAGCATTCGATGCTGGCGATGGATACCTCGATGGAACAGTGGAACTGACGAAAACCACCAACTACGGTGGAATCGACATCATCCGCGGTTCAACCATCAAAGGAAACTTTGAATAA
- a CDS encoding segregation/condensation protein A — protein MSDQYRVELEIFTGPLDLLLYLVRRNEVDIKDLPIGEIAQQFQDFLMVLQHLDLDLVGDFVVMASTLVEIKSRMVLPNETSDDEPELSEESQDPRSDLVQQLLEYKKFKDAALALQERAAEWQERYPRLADERPSTGKDPSIDRIKEVELWDLVSALGRILKKQDVESESTIRYDETPIHTYVEQISQRVQAEQEVKFSSLFEKETIRSKIVGIFLAVLELVRHHGYRAEQNEDFAEIVIRPPLPETE, from the coding sequence ATGTCTGATCAATATCGCGTTGAACTCGAAATCTTCACTGGTCCCCTCGATTTGCTGCTCTATCTGGTGCGGCGAAACGAAGTGGACATCAAAGACTTGCCGATTGGTGAGATCGCGCAGCAGTTTCAAGACTTCTTGATGGTCTTGCAGCATCTCGACCTCGATCTGGTCGGAGATTTCGTGGTGATGGCCAGCACTCTGGTAGAGATCAAGAGTCGTATGGTCCTGCCAAATGAGACATCTGATGACGAACCCGAGTTGAGCGAGGAGTCGCAGGACCCGCGTTCCGACCTCGTGCAGCAACTCCTTGAGTACAAGAAGTTTAAAGATGCTGCTCTGGCTCTTCAGGAGCGTGCTGCGGAGTGGCAGGAGCGTTATCCACGACTGGCGGACGAACGACCATCGACAGGAAAAGACCCGTCGATCGATCGCATCAAAGAAGTTGAGCTTTGGGATTTGGTCAGTGCTCTCGGCCGAATTCTCAAGAAACAGGACGTGGAGTCCGAATCGACCATTCGTTACGACGAGACACCGATTCATACATACGTCGAGCAGATTTCACAGCGTGTTCAAGCAGAACAGGAAGTGAAGTTCAGCTCTCTGTTTGAGAAAGAGACGATCCGATCGAAGATCGTCGGGATCTTCCTCGCTGTGCTGGAACTCGTTCGACATCACGGGTATCGGGCGGAACAGAATGAAGACTTCGCCGAGATCGTGATCCGTCCACCACTCCCTGAAACAGAGTGA
- a CDS encoding formylmethanofuran dehydrogenase subunit A: MALLKIHGGRLYDPANEIDGEVRDIWIEDGVVIAKSQVAARHPDREIDATGMIVMPGGVDMHCHIAGPKVNAARKMQPEDKRNSPPYKRTKSMRSGTIGSVPSTFATGYLYAGLGYTTAFDAAVPPIAARHVHEEFQDTPVIDKGFYLLMGNNHYVLKQIAAGEKDRLKSYVAWLLGAAKGYSAKIVNPGGVEVWKQGGGNVGSLDDEIDQFRITPRQIVQGIAEATNELGLPHPLHIHCNNLGVPGNYTTTLETMKSLEGLRGHLTHIQFHSYGGDPDTQETFCSKVPELVEYVNTHDNLTVDVGQVMFGSTTSMTGDGPLGYFLHNVFGRKWFSSDTEMEAGCGIVPIEYKNKSMVHALQWAIGLEWYLLIDDPWRVSMSTDHPNGGSFLAYPQIIALLMERARRDEMLQTVPAGVRDHCTLAEIDREYTLYEIAIITRAAPARMLGLKRKGQLGQGADGDVTIYQPQDDLQLMFELPRYVIRRGEVIVDDGDLRSDSEGKLLYVAPEYDQEAVPHIQKWFEESYTMQFRNYPVDFSELHDHEQINCLDD; this comes from the coding sequence ATGGCACTTCTCAAGATACACGGTGGACGACTCTACGATCCGGCAAATGAAATCGATGGTGAAGTTCGTGACATCTGGATTGAAGACGGAGTGGTGATCGCAAAGTCTCAAGTGGCAGCCCGACATCCGGACCGCGAGATTGATGCGACAGGAATGATTGTCATGCCGGGTGGGGTTGATATGCACTGCCATATTGCAGGCCCGAAGGTCAATGCCGCACGAAAGATGCAGCCGGAAGACAAACGTAACTCTCCTCCCTACAAACGCACAAAGTCGATGCGTTCAGGAACGATAGGAAGCGTTCCCAGCACATTTGCAACGGGCTATCTCTACGCCGGACTCGGTTACACAACAGCCTTCGACGCAGCTGTGCCGCCGATTGCTGCTCGTCATGTTCATGAAGAATTTCAGGACACACCCGTCATCGACAAAGGCTTCTACCTGTTGATGGGAAACAATCACTATGTCCTGAAACAAATCGCTGCCGGTGAGAAAGACCGACTAAAATCGTATGTCGCCTGGCTTCTTGGAGCAGCCAAAGGGTACTCCGCCAAAATCGTCAATCCTGGCGGAGTGGAAGTCTGGAAACAGGGTGGCGGCAATGTCGGTTCACTCGACGACGAGATCGACCAGTTCCGAATCACGCCTCGCCAAATCGTTCAAGGAATCGCAGAAGCGACGAACGAGTTGGGACTTCCGCATCCACTCCACATTCACTGCAACAACCTGGGAGTTCCCGGAAACTACACAACCACTCTCGAGACTATGAAATCTCTCGAGGGGTTGCGCGGTCATCTGACGCATATTCAGTTTCACAGCTACGGAGGAGATCCCGACACTCAAGAAACCTTCTGCTCGAAAGTCCCGGAACTCGTCGAGTACGTCAACACACATGACAATCTAACCGTCGACGTTGGACAGGTCATGTTCGGAAGTACAACGTCCATGACCGGAGACGGACCGCTGGGATATTTCCTGCACAATGTCTTCGGAAGAAAGTGGTTCAGTTCTGACACAGAAATGGAAGCGGGCTGTGGGATTGTTCCGATCGAATACAAGAACAAGTCGATGGTTCACGCTCTGCAATGGGCGATCGGCCTCGAGTGGTACTTGCTGATCGACGATCCCTGGAGAGTCTCCATGAGCACCGACCATCCAAACGGTGGCTCATTCCTCGCGTACCCACAAATCATTGCCCTTCTCATGGAACGGGCTCGACGTGATGAGATGCTGCAAACAGTGCCAGCTGGCGTTCGTGATCACTGCACACTCGCCGAAATTGATCGCGAATACACTCTCTACGAAATCGCAATCATCACTCGAGCTGCCCCCGCGAGAATGTTAGGTCTCAAGCGGAAGGGGCAACTCGGACAAGGTGCTGACGGAGACGTGACCATCTATCAACCACAGGATGACCTGCAGCTGATGTTTGAGTTGCCTCGATATGTCATTCGACGCGGCGAAGTGATTGTCGACGATGGAGATCTGCGTTCCGACAGCGAAGGCAAACTGCTGTATGTCGCTCCTGAGTACGATCAGGAAGCTGTGCCGCACATCCAAAAGTGGTTTGAAGAATCGTACACCATGCAGTTCCGAAACTATCCCGTGGACTTCTCTGAACTCCATGACCACGAGCAAATCAACTGCCTGGATGACTGA
- a CDS encoding DUF4159 domain-containing protein, with translation MLNRNMAGIGFLAFIAFVCLSPARLFSQQQPISDEQLREQVLNAIERGQQYLIDKQARNGTWTPGNFAAYSDGVNSLATLALLNSGLSPDHPNVDAALSYLENPRVDPNKTYEIAMVIMALAAGDRAPGKIGRLAARLERIQERDGFWGYGDLGGGDNSNTQFAVLGLREAVYAGASVDREVWERVQNHFMKAQTGSVDNPNGAGWAYTEGGSAYGSMTVAGLASLIITQEMLQDDSDVDAQGRIDCCGADDSEVQKAIDAGVRWLSSHFQVRSNPGESGWLLYYLYGLERAGRFSGRRFFGDHDWYREGARFLVDRQSPRDGFWISETQRNEIVGTSFALLFLSKGLSPVLINKIKYGPRDQQTRDVAGRAWNQHQRDANNLTTYISQRDQWPKLMSWQVVDLRAAANGDGVASLLQSPVQLLTGSEDLDTIQGRELELLRQYILQGGFIFAVNSCQSAEFHDGFRDLVKRLFDDQYQLYRLPETHDVYRSEELFDNNPPELWGVDVGCRTAIMYSEFDHACRWNKWTLSDSRDRLPQIKSQIDKSMKLGVNVIAYATGRELQDKLRTPQLLTASDLNEMNRGRMTIARLQHTGGWDTAPNALRRLQSALETVGIDSAPQMPNLRANDLAIFEYPMIYMHGRKNFFLSEEETDGLRAYLENGGFLFADACCGAAEFDESFRRMIEQIFGEPLSRIPSGHEIYNLQTGYDLRRVNRRIPPNGQGGSILNVRDTVGEAVLEGVQINGKYVVVYSKYDISCALERQSTPACAGYSTEDAAKIGVNLVLYGLFQ, from the coding sequence ATGCTCAATCGCAACATGGCCGGAATTGGATTCCTGGCGTTCATCGCATTCGTTTGTCTGTCACCTGCCCGACTGTTTTCTCAACAACAGCCCATCAGTGACGAACAGCTACGTGAGCAAGTTCTAAACGCGATTGAGCGAGGACAGCAGTATCTGATCGACAAGCAAGCTCGCAACGGAACCTGGACACCCGGGAATTTCGCAGCTTACAGCGACGGAGTGAACAGCCTTGCGACACTGGCACTGTTGAACTCTGGACTGTCACCGGATCATCCGAACGTCGATGCAGCGTTGAGCTATCTCGAGAATCCTCGAGTCGATCCCAACAAGACCTACGAAATTGCGATGGTGATCATGGCCCTCGCAGCGGGTGACAGGGCACCGGGGAAAATCGGCCGGCTCGCAGCTCGCTTGGAACGTATTCAGGAACGCGACGGCTTTTGGGGGTATGGAGATCTCGGCGGAGGAGACAACAGCAACACTCAGTTCGCAGTCTTAGGACTCCGTGAAGCGGTCTATGCTGGGGCCAGTGTCGACCGCGAGGTATGGGAACGCGTTCAGAACCACTTTATGAAAGCTCAGACCGGCAGTGTCGACAATCCCAACGGCGCAGGCTGGGCGTACACCGAAGGGGGCTCCGCGTACGGAAGCATGACCGTCGCTGGTCTGGCGTCGTTGATTATCACTCAGGAAATGCTGCAGGACGATTCTGACGTTGACGCTCAAGGTCGAATCGATTGCTGCGGAGCAGACGACAGCGAAGTCCAAAAGGCGATCGACGCTGGCGTCCGATGGCTCTCCAGTCATTTTCAAGTGCGCAGCAATCCCGGGGAAAGTGGATGGCTTTTGTACTATCTCTATGGGCTTGAACGTGCTGGCCGATTTTCTGGTCGTCGTTTTTTTGGCGATCACGACTGGTATCGCGAAGGGGCCAGATTTCTGGTCGATCGTCAAAGCCCGCGCGATGGATTCTGGATCAGCGAAACTCAACGCAATGAAATCGTTGGAACCAGCTTCGCGCTGCTGTTCCTCTCAAAGGGTCTCTCGCCGGTTCTGATCAACAAAATCAAGTACGGGCCCCGCGATCAACAAACACGTGATGTCGCTGGCAGAGCCTGGAATCAGCATCAGCGCGACGCCAACAATCTCACAACGTACATCTCCCAACGAGACCAGTGGCCAAAGCTGATGAGCTGGCAGGTCGTTGATCTGCGGGCAGCGGCGAACGGAGATGGCGTCGCATCGCTGTTGCAAAGCCCGGTTCAGCTGCTCACCGGTTCAGAAGATCTCGATACCATTCAGGGGCGCGAACTGGAACTTCTGCGGCAATACATTCTTCAAGGTGGATTCATCTTCGCGGTCAACAGTTGCCAGAGTGCCGAATTCCATGACGGATTTCGGGACCTGGTCAAACGCTTGTTTGACGATCAGTACCAGCTGTATCGACTCCCTGAGACGCACGATGTTTATCGCAGCGAAGAACTCTTCGACAACAATCCACCGGAGTTATGGGGCGTCGATGTGGGTTGCCGCACGGCGATCATGTATTCGGAGTTCGACCATGCGTGCCGCTGGAACAAGTGGACGCTCAGCGACTCTCGCGACCGTCTTCCGCAAATCAAGTCTCAGATCGATAAGTCGATGAAGCTGGGAGTAAATGTCATTGCTTACGCGACGGGGCGCGAACTTCAAGACAAACTCCGGACACCGCAGCTACTCACCGCGAGTGATCTCAATGAAATGAATCGCGGTCGCATGACGATCGCTCGCCTCCAGCACACCGGAGGCTGGGACACCGCCCCGAATGCTCTTCGTCGACTTCAATCCGCACTCGAAACTGTCGGAATCGATTCTGCTCCGCAGATGCCAAACTTACGAGCCAACGATCTGGCGATCTTCGAATACCCGATGATTTACATGCACGGCCGCAAGAACTTCTTTCTCAGCGAAGAAGAAACGGACGGCCTTCGGGCGTATCTGGAAAACGGCGGATTTCTCTTTGCCGATGCCTGTTGCGGGGCTGCCGAGTTCGACGAAAGTTTTCGACGGATGATCGAACAGATTTTCGGGGAACCGCTTTCCCGTATTCCTTCCGGGCATGAGATCTACAATTTGCAAACCGGTTACGATCTCCGCCGAGTGAATCGCAGAATCCCGCCGAATGGACAGGGAGGATCAATTCTCAATGTGAGAGACACAGTCGGCGAAGCTGTTCTCGAAGGAGTTCAAATCAACGGAAAATACGTTGTGGTCTACAGCAAATACGACATCAGTTGTGCGCTCGAACGGCAGTCGACTCCCGCCTGTGCTGGCTATTCGACCGAAGATGCTGCGAAGATCGGCGTGAATCTCGTTCTCTATGGCTTATTCCAGTAG
- a CDS encoding GDSL-type esterase/lipase family protein: protein MNRLSVCLFTLGFIIPLSIVSADEPKLEKGDLVVSIGNTLIEREQEYGDWELELTRRLSGQNIRFRNLGWSGDTVWAESRGIFDPPKVGYERLIELAKELKPNVIVFGYGGVESEGGIDALPAFIKQYEQLVNDVANSEIECLHLLPIPLEESSFPVQNSEAKNFIQQANQNIQLYADAIRKFAESRGEAVIDLTAALNHRPADQQWRDNGLHLNATGYQKTASAFVDAFGLEDQEPVGDAEELRALIRRKNELFFHRWRPQNITYLTGFRKHEQGQNAVEIAQFDPLIAEVESQISSIID from the coding sequence ATGAACCGATTATCCGTCTGTCTCTTCACTCTCGGATTCATCATCCCTCTTTCAATTGTTTCTGCTGATGAACCAAAACTCGAAAAAGGTGATCTGGTCGTGTCGATCGGGAACACTCTGATCGAAAGAGAGCAGGAGTACGGAGACTGGGAACTGGAACTGACTCGCCGACTTTCCGGACAGAACATCCGGTTCCGCAACCTCGGCTGGAGCGGCGACACTGTCTGGGCAGAGTCTCGCGGAATCTTCGATCCTCCCAAAGTCGGATACGAGCGGTTGATCGAACTCGCAAAAGAACTGAAGCCGAACGTCATCGTATTCGGATACGGAGGAGTGGAATCCGAAGGCGGCATTGACGCACTACCAGCATTCATCAAGCAATACGAGCAACTCGTCAACGATGTCGCCAACTCCGAAATCGAGTGCCTCCACTTGCTCCCAATTCCGCTTGAGGAGTCTTCGTTTCCGGTTCAGAACTCGGAAGCGAAAAACTTCATTCAACAGGCGAATCAAAACATCCAACTCTACGCGGACGCGATTCGGAAATTTGCGGAGAGTCGCGGAGAGGCTGTCATCGATCTCACTGCCGCATTAAATCATCGCCCTGCGGATCAACAATGGCGTGACAACGGTCTGCACCTCAATGCAACAGGCTATCAGAAAACCGCGTCTGCCTTTGTCGACGCGTTCGGCCTCGAGGATCAAGAACCTGTCGGAGATGCTGAAGAATTGCGTGCCTTGATCCGTCGCAAGAACGAACTGTTCTTTCACAGATGGCGTCCACAGAACATCACCTACCTCACTGGATTCCGAAAGCACGAGCAAGGCCAGAACGCGGTCGAAATCGCACAGTTTGATCCACTGATCGCAGAGGTGGAAAGCCAAATCTCTTCGATCATCGATTGA
- a CDS encoding HEAT repeat domain-containing protein, whose protein sequence is MSQSSKVNSPLVPEADRDCPKCGAKIPRAMLRCRDCGTRVGVSNGASSSETNRPSQSSLRESSDRIGSRKTGVTASTSAPSGVDHLSAASSEPKPSVTGRSNLSQDQVELADVGEATPKEELVEKSDRVSTQCGHCQRVVKAPIDLAGAEVRCPSCGKAVRLPKLKVSDSGQSKSSQKEEETPEHVLRRQLAEVVQNAIRETDLTLIESPTSSDQARKGKVKKYVQLIERHAETPLDYRKSKDAREAIRKIVELHSQSGGEAVLGLLPKMSDQVRPDAIRAIGKLRIAQGFEPVLRTLLSSSSEEVEAAIRAAGNFGVANVVLPLLYVQTINPEHRIRIASSIARLGEPALKPLLGVVTSPSSTDALRHAAISALRELKSENSVDALAAILNHDSLPIRQIATEALVEIDDPKTLRPLMKLASDPDPEIRQNAIKGLARSKSKKAAPVLVEALKDPSREVQQNAIIGLGELGDKSFVANLAPFLEGDDQEVQLTTAEAIARLGDKRIVPKLLGLLEKETHGRHDADVLHRLVKVLHKFRDPRSVLPLCELLDSADAKLRRRVVESLGAVGDSAARPALERVLQRDHADDVRASAAKALGDLGDPQAIEVLTSALHETSEVRVKALISLARFKSSNALPVIRDMVIDPLPQVRYQVASLLGEVGDKSAITELEELAADDELMVKRAALKSLETLGDERSEAEIVKAGRKLKKARSKVSKAPMFAGFDMGGLSSVPGGMATVIGGAACVLLLAVYFLFFRSGGGGENEVVVVRGNVSSVGIAEDGVMIVASRNRGMTETWNVSSDERLWSGTDLPKAKGMVVSKGLNQVMVSSAKSALFYDLGSDGSLTNPTEVPGHTSAIRDTVSTSDRRFAATVDVEGIVRIWSLEARNTTGGLTIPKTSAAIALADEGRLLAGGTSALLVWSVETGEIVFDANQIGRISTRSGTMTSVAISPSLEFVAAAYGDGTIVVYDLERQRELSRHTIVAGKPLLVFDEDNELIVVNRKLYRLSDLRKGELQELGRSVESRTSFEYCSKTNQLVMASDEASGITVTDVKTGDSKVLDLK, encoded by the coding sequence ATGAGCCAATCATCAAAAGTGAATTCTCCACTGGTTCCTGAAGCTGATCGTGACTGTCCGAAGTGCGGAGCAAAGATCCCCCGGGCAATGCTGCGTTGTCGCGATTGCGGAACTCGCGTTGGTGTCTCAAATGGGGCTTCGTCTTCTGAGACGAATCGACCGTCGCAATCAAGTCTTCGTGAATCGAGTGATCGTATTGGTTCGCGAAAAACTGGAGTGACAGCGAGCACGTCAGCACCGTCCGGTGTCGATCATCTTTCCGCCGCCTCAAGTGAGCCGAAACCGTCAGTTACTGGGAGAAGCAATCTCTCGCAGGATCAGGTTGAGCTTGCAGATGTTGGTGAAGCGACGCCGAAGGAGGAATTGGTCGAGAAGTCCGACAGGGTTTCGACCCAGTGCGGACACTGTCAACGTGTTGTGAAAGCACCGATCGATCTCGCTGGTGCGGAAGTTCGATGCCCTTCCTGCGGCAAGGCAGTGCGTCTTCCAAAGCTCAAAGTTTCAGATTCAGGACAATCGAAGTCCTCGCAGAAAGAAGAGGAAACTCCGGAACACGTCTTGCGTCGGCAACTTGCTGAAGTCGTCCAGAATGCCATTCGCGAGACAGATTTGACGCTGATTGAAAGTCCGACCAGCAGCGATCAGGCGAGAAAAGGAAAAGTCAAAAAGTACGTTCAACTCATTGAACGCCACGCGGAAACTCCACTCGACTACAGAAAGTCGAAAGACGCTCGCGAAGCGATTCGAAAAATCGTCGAGCTGCACAGTCAATCTGGCGGGGAAGCTGTTCTCGGGTTGCTTCCCAAGATGTCGGATCAGGTTCGTCCCGATGCGATTCGAGCAATCGGCAAACTAAGAATCGCACAAGGGTTCGAGCCGGTGCTACGAACTCTTTTGAGTTCTTCTTCCGAGGAAGTTGAAGCAGCAATTCGCGCAGCTGGGAATTTTGGCGTCGCGAACGTTGTCCTGCCGCTTCTCTATGTTCAAACAATCAATCCCGAGCATCGAATTCGAATTGCTTCTTCAATCGCTCGGCTGGGTGAGCCTGCTCTCAAACCGTTACTCGGAGTTGTAACCTCTCCGTCCAGTACAGATGCCTTGAGACATGCTGCGATTTCGGCATTGCGTGAACTGAAATCGGAGAACAGCGTCGATGCACTGGCCGCGATTCTTAATCATGACTCTCTACCGATCAGACAAATTGCAACCGAAGCATTGGTTGAGATCGATGATCCCAAGACACTTCGACCGTTGATGAAGCTAGCGTCTGATCCTGATCCGGAGATTCGCCAGAATGCGATCAAAGGGCTGGCTCGATCGAAGTCCAAAAAGGCTGCTCCAGTTCTCGTGGAAGCATTGAAGGACCCTTCGAGAGAAGTTCAGCAAAACGCGATCATTGGTTTGGGAGAGTTGGGTGACAAATCTTTCGTCGCCAATCTCGCTCCGTTCCTTGAGGGCGACGACCAGGAAGTCCAACTGACAACAGCGGAAGCGATTGCCCGGCTCGGCGACAAGCGAATTGTTCCGAAGCTTTTGGGACTTTTGGAAAAGGAAACTCATGGGCGTCACGATGCAGATGTCCTGCATCGACTGGTCAAAGTTCTTCATAAGTTTCGCGATCCGCGATCTGTCCTTCCCCTTTGCGAACTTCTCGATTCCGCAGATGCCAAATTGCGTCGCCGTGTTGTGGAATCTCTCGGTGCAGTTGGCGATTCAGCCGCTCGCCCAGCACTTGAACGAGTCTTGCAGCGAGACCATGCGGACGACGTTCGAGCGTCAGCAGCGAAGGCATTAGGGGATCTGGGAGATCCACAAGCGATCGAAGTGTTGACCTCGGCGCTTCACGAAACATCCGAAGTCCGAGTCAAGGCGCTCATTTCTCTGGCGAGATTTAAGTCATCCAATGCTTTGCCCGTCATCCGGGATATGGTGATCGACCCGCTTCCTCAGGTTCGTTATCAAGTTGCGAGCTTGCTCGGGGAAGTGGGAGATAAATCAGCCATCACCGAATTAGAAGAACTCGCCGCCGATGATGAGTTAATGGTGAAGCGTGCAGCTCTAAAGTCGCTGGAGACTCTGGGTGACGAACGGAGTGAAGCGGAGATTGTCAAAGCGGGCCGAAAGCTAAAGAAGGCTCGTTCGAAAGTCTCGAAGGCCCCGATGTTTGCTGGCTTTGACATGGGGGGGCTTTCTTCTGTCCCCGGCGGGATGGCCACGGTCATTGGGGGAGCAGCTTGTGTGCTTCTCCTGGCGGTTTATTTTCTGTTCTTCCGATCCGGAGGCGGAGGCGAAAATGAGGTTGTTGTCGTCCGTGGCAATGTCAGTTCCGTGGGGATTGCGGAAGATGGCGTGATGATCGTCGCGTCCCGAAATCGCGGCATGACAGAGACCTGGAATGTTTCGAGCGACGAGCGACTCTGGTCAGGGACTGACCTTCCCAAAGCGAAAGGGATGGTTGTTTCGAAAGGACTGAATCAGGTCATGGTTTCTTCCGCAAAGAGCGCACTCTTCTATGATCTTGGATCCGACGGAAGTCTGACCAATCCAACCGAAGTGCCAGGACACACATCTGCCATTCGCGATACCGTTTCCACATCTGATCGCCGCTTCGCTGCCACGGTTGATGTCGAAGGGATCGTCCGCATCTGGAGTCTGGAGGCTCGAAATACAACGGGTGGACTGACGATTCCGAAGACCTCTGCTGCCATCGCTTTGGCCGACGAGGGACGTCTGCTCGCTGGGGGGACTTCCGCCTTACTCGTCTGGTCGGTCGAGACTGGTGAGATTGTGTTTGATGCCAACCAGATTGGAAGGATCTCGACTCGTTCCGGGACGATGACGTCGGTGGCGATTTCGCCGAGTCTCGAATTCGTCGCCGCTGCATATGGTGACGGAACGATTGTTGTCTACGACCTCGAACGGCAACGCGAACTCTCGCGGCATACGATTGTCGCTGGCAAACCGCTGCTGGTTTTTGACGAAGACAACGAACTGATTGTCGTCAACAGAAAGCTCTACCGCTTGTCGGACTTGCGGAAAGGAGAGCTTCAGGAATTGGGGCGGTCGGTCGAGTCGCGGACTTCTTTTGAGTATTGCAGCAAGACTAACCAACTCGTCATGGCCAGCGATGAAGCGAGTGGGATCACGGTGACAGACGTCAAAACTGGGGACTCGAAAGTTCTTGACCTGAAGTGA